The Bradyrhizobium guangxiense genomic sequence TGCCCCGCCTGCCGCTGTGGCGGAAGTTGCATCCCGACGTGCCACTGGACGTCATCGGCACTGACACGGTGCTCGATCTGCAGGCCGGAGACGGCGATGTTGCCATTCGCTACGCGACCAGCCGGGTGCGGCCGGCAGACGGCATCGTCGAAGATCTCTTCAGCGACACATTCTGGGTCATCTGCAGTCCGCGCCTGCTTGCAACGAGGCGCCTGAAGCGCCCAGTCGATCTCGCAAATCACGTCCTGATCCACTCCTATTGGTCGCCCGCCGATCGTGACCCGCCCACCTGGCAGCGCTGGCTCGCCGCGGCTCAGCGCAGATGGCACGAAGTCCCCGCATTCAAGGACCTGCAGCATCTGAGCTTCCGGGAGGAACTGCACGCCATCGAGGCGGTGATCGCAGGACAAGGAATCGGAGTGTTCAGTGATGTCCTGACGGCACGCGACCTCGCCGCCGGGACGCTCGTGAAGGCGTTCAAGTTGAGCTTGCCCGGCTACGGCTTCCACGTGGTCAGCAAGCCAGGCCATCCGCGTGCGAGAACGATCCGCGCCTTTTCGGAATGGCTACGGTCAAATCCCTGATCCGTTTGTTGGCGACGATCGTCCGCTGGATGATCGGACCGAACGGAGGATCAAACTTCGTCCAGCAAGGCACGAACTTTGGCGGCCAGGTCTTCGATCGCGAAGGGCTTGGAGAGCAGGTGCTTGCCGGCGTCGAGCATGCCATTGTGAACGATGGCGTTGCGCGTGTAGCCGGTGGTGAACAGCACCTTCAGATCCGGGTATCGTTTCGACAGCTTGGCTGCAAGCTCAGCGCCTGTCATCTCGGGCATGACAACATCGGTGAACAGCAGATCCGGAACGAGGCCGTTTTCAATCGTCCTGATCGCCTCCTTGGCACTCGCGACTTCGACGACGGTATAGCCGAGCTCGCGCAGGCTTTCGGATGAGATGCCACGGACCCGCTCATCGTCCTCGACGACCAGGATGGTCTCGCCCTGAAGGCTAGCACCCGGATGTGTCACGCCCTGGGACGACGTCGCGGCTGCCTCCTCGCCGGCGAAGCGTGGAAGATAGACCTTCACGGTCGTGCCGACGTCGACTTCCGAATAGATTTTGACGTGGCCGCCCGATTGCCGCACGAACCCGTAGACCTGGCTGAGGCCGAGGCCGGTGCCCTTGCCCACGGCCTTGGTCGTGAAGAAGGGATCGAACACCTTTCCCAGCGCGTCCGCCGGAATCCCGGTGCCGTTATCGGTTATTGCAATGAGAACATATTGTCCGGGCGACAATGCGTATTCCCGGGCATATTTTCGGTCGATCGAGGCATTGCTGGTCTCTATCGTCAGCCGGCCGCCCTTGGGCATGGCATCGCGCGCATTGACCGCAAGGTTGATGACAGCGCTTTCGAGTTGGGCCGGGTCTGCCTTGACGCGCCAAAGTCCGGCCGCGAGGACCGTTTCGAGGCGAACAAGCTCTCCGAGCGACCGTTCGAGCAGTTCGCTCATGCCGCCGACCATCTTGTTGATGTCCACCACCTCAGGCGCCAGCGGCTGTTGCCGCGAGAACGCGAGCAGCCTTTGCGTCAAGGTGGCAGCGCGATTTGCTCCGTCGATCGCGCCCTCGATGAAGCGCTCGATATTGACCTCGCCCTTGCCGAGCCGCCGCTTGGCGAGATTCAAGCCTCCCAGAATGACGGCCAGCATGTTGTTGAAGTCGTGCGCGATCCCGCCGGTCAGCTGCCCAACGGCCTCCATCTTCTGGGATTGCCGCAATTGCTCTTCGGCCTTCATGCGTTCGGCAATCTCGTCGGCGACACGCTTCTCGAGTTCGGCATTGAGCGCCTCGAGCCGGGTCAGGAGGCGGGCGTTGTCGATGGCGGTGGCGGCATGGCCCGCGATGCCGAGCAATGCGCTCTCGTGCTCCGCCTGGAATTGGCCCGTCTCGGCATGGCCGAAGAAGAGCCCGCCGAGAACTTCTCCGGCGCGCGAGATGACGGGAACAGCGAGGTAGGATCGGACCGGAAGATGTCCCTCGGGCATGCCTTTGCGCGGCGCGTTCTTGCCATAGCGCGGGTCCTGCAGGATATCGTCGGACCGCACCACGCCCGTGCCCTTGAACGTCGGCTCGAACACCGCGGTGTTGCGCGGCATCGGGAAGTTGTCGAAGGCGGATCGCGGCACACCGGATAGCGAATAGAGCATGTAGCTGCCGCCGTCCGCCGCCAGGACGTTGTAGAAGAACGCTCCGAACTGGGCGCCTGTCAGCTCGACGCCGGCATCGGTCACGATCTGCACGATCGTTTCGAGGTCGCGCTCGCGGGCGACGGAGGCACCGGTATCGTTCAATATCCTGAGTTGGCGCTCGGTCTTCTTCTGCGCCGAAATATCCAGCACGGTCCCGATGAAGCGGACGGCTTTGCCCTTGGAAAAGATGGCCTCGCCGGTCGCGGCGATCCAGCGTTCGATACCATCCTCGATGCCGATGGTTCGGTATTCGATGTTGTAGCTTTGCGGGGAATCCGGCCGGAGAGCGGCGGACACGGCCTCATGAGCGCGCTGCCTGTCATCAGGGTGGATGCCTTTCAGGAACGACCCCTCGTAGCTCACTGCTGCTTCCGGCGACAAGCCGAACACCTCCTTGCAGCGATTATCCCAGCCAAGGACGTCGTTGACCGGATCGTAATCCCAGGTGCCGATGCCTGCCGCCTTGTTGGCAAGGCTCAGGCGTTCGGCCGCGTTTCGCGCGGCCTGTTCCGATCGAACGCGCTCGATATGGGCCCACGACCGTTCGGTGACCTCCGTGAGCAACGCGAGTTCGCGGGGCGTCCATTGATGGGGGCCGCGATGATGGATGGCCATCAAAGCGGTAAGCTGGCCTGCCTTCACCAGTGGCATGCAGATCGTCGACCCGATACCGATGCTCTGAAAGGTGGCTGCTTCCTGCGGCGCGATCTCCTTCAGATTGTCGTTGATGACGAGAGGCCTGCCGGCGCGAAGGTCTCGCACCGCCTTCTCGCCGAAATCAGCCAGACTGTAATGACCGAGGATGTGCATCGCGCCGGGGGCCGCCCAATCCCCGCGGATGGTGAAGCCGTCCTGATCGGGATCCATGTCGGCATAAGCGCAGTTCGACACTCCGAGATGCTCACCGACCATCCTCGTCGTCACCGCCATCACGCCGTCGGCATCGCGAGTCTTGGCCGTCTCCCTGCTGAGAGCATCCAGGAACAGCAGGCGGCTCTCGTTCTCCCGCACTGCCGCCTCGGCGCGTCGCCGCTCGACTGCGGTGCGCGTGCGCTCCGCGACGTCGTGGATGAGCTCGAGTTCCTCGGGGCTCCATTGCCGCGGTGTTGCGTCGTTGAGATACAGGAGCGCTACGACCCCGTCGGGCTCCGAGATGGGCATGTTGACGAGCGCGCGAGCGGATATCGCTTCGAGCGCACGGGCGCGGTCGCCAACGCGAGGATCTTTCTCCGCGTCGGCACAGATGACGGTTTCGCCTCGCTTCAGGTCTTCAATATAGTCGCCATAGTCGCGGAAGTGCAGCACTCCTGCCAGACTCGAAATGCCCGGCGCGTTCCAATCGCGAGCGATGGTGATGGTCTCGGCGGACGTATCGACGGTCCCGTAGCCCGCCCGGCTGACCTTGAGGCTGCGGCCGAGCAACTCTGCCGCCGCATAGGCGAGATCGTCAGGGTTGGCGATCTCCCGGATGTAGTCCCCAAGGGCAGCCAAGACGGCATTGCGATCGGTCGAGTTCTCCCCGGCCGCCGTTGTCATCTGACTCCCCCGTCAATTTGTTCACGTCACCGAATGTCGTTTAAGCAATCTGGCGGCATCAGCTTCGAGCCAGCGAGAGATCGGCACCGGCGCTCCTGATAACCTCATGAATGAGCTAAGGTTCCGGAAGATCGGATCGCGGCTGACGCGTCCAGCAATTTCGGGGAAAGCAGAATGGCCCATTCTGGCCCAGCCAACAAACGAAACTGTAGGCGACTTCAAGTTGTGAAGGCAGCGGCCGTCGTGTAGCGTCAGCGGCCGATATTCACCTCGTGGTCTCACAATTGATGTTCGTCCGAGTCCTGCTTCTCCTTACGTCCCTATCGATCTCCGGAGCATTGCGTGCAGAAGGATCGTCGGCCGAGAAGAACGGATTTGCGACCAAGCTGACGATCTATCTCGCCAGGGGCGCTCCCGACACCTGCGGGCCGGGTTGCGACCGCTGGATCGCCATCGAGGGCCAGATCGATCAGGACGCAGCCTCGCGCGTTCGCCGCTTCTTCGCCGGCGTCAAGGACCCGCAGCGGCCGATCTACCTTCATTCGCCCGGCGGAAACGTGGAGCAGTCCTATGTGATCGCTCGGCTGCTGCGCAGCCGCAAAGCGATCGCCCGGGTTGGCCGGACGATCGCGACGGCGTGCGCCGCGGGCACGCAGATGGACGCTGCATGCCTCAAGATCAAGAATGCGACCGGCGAGGTCGAGGCCGAGCTCACCACCTACCATGCGATGTGCAACTCAGCCTGCGGTTACGTGTTTCTCGGAGCGACCTCGCGCGAGGTTGCCCCCGATGCCGCGCTGGCGGTCCATAATTCCAGGCTGATCCTCCAGCTTCGCGGCAATCCGCCTCCGGAAGTGGTCGCAGAGACGCGGCGGCGCCGGATCGCGAGCGCCGACCGCGACCGCGCCGCCTTCATTGCGGCGATGGGCATCAGCCGCGAGCTCGATGCGCTGATCCACAGCGTGAAGTTCGAAAGCCTGCACGTGCTGACGCGGCCCGAGCTCTACCGGTTCGGAATCGACACGCGACCGCTGGCCGAGACGATGTGGCGACTCGAGAAGGGAACACGGCCGTTCGTCAGCAAGGTCGCTGCGGTGAAGAAGGAGAGCGACGCCTCGTTCCGGATCATGGAGTGGCGCCTCTACTGCGAAAACAAGAAGCGCGTGCCGCTGTTGTTCGCAGGCGAGATCGACGCATCGGCCACCGGCAAGAGAACCGTCCTGATGGCGGCCAGCGCCGACACGAGCAAGGAAGCGGGAGGGCCTCCGATGCGGTTCGGAAAGTACGAGGTCTGGAACGGCGCCGTCGATCCCGACATGGTCAAGGCGGTGCTGGCCTCGCACGCCCTGCAGATTCGCGAAACCGCGCCGGACTCGGAAGGAAAGGCTGACGTCACAAGCTTCAACATCGACACGACAGGCCTGGCGTCGGTGTGGACGCAGCTTGGAACGTCGTGCACCTCGGCGGCGGCAGGCCCGGCAAAACGATGGCCGGTGAATCCTCTGCAGCCGACGCCCTGGACGGACAATCCTTGGACGGCAAGTACGAACATCAGCGCAACGCCTTTGCCCGCACCCACACCGTGACTGCACGGCGAGCGATGAGCAGGCTTGCCGGTCAATCTCCGGAAGCTGAAGCCTGCCCGTTCGTCAGTCCGCGCCGCCGACCGGCGTGTAGATCACCAGCTTCAGCGCGGGATCGTCGTTGGCCTGGAAGCTGGTGTGCTCGAACCTGAGCAAGCCCCTGGTCGGATGGTTCATGGTCTTGAGGCCCGAGGTGGTGTTGCGGATATCATGGTCTTCCCACCATTTGACAAACTCCGGACTGCCCTGGCGCAGCCGCGTCAGCAGCTCCGTGAAAGCGGGATCGCCGGCCCAGACGTCGTGGGTGGCGCGAAACATCGCGACCATGCTCCTGGCGACGTCGGTCCAGCTCGCGCCATAGAATTTTCGCGTCTGCTTGTTGGTCAGGACCAGCAGCAGGGTGTTGCGGTCCTGCTCAGGCAATTTCCCGAAGCCGAAGATCTCCTCGGCCGCCTCGTTCCAGGCCAGCACATCCCAGCGCCGGCCGGTGACGTAGGCCGGCTGATGCAGGCTCGCGATCATCCGCCGGATCGGCGGCGGCACAATCTCGCGCGTGAACGCGCCTCTTGCGCCGTCGCGGGCCAGCGCCTTCAGGTGCGCGTGCTCGGTCTTGCTGAGACGGAGTGCGCGGGCCAGCGCGTCAATGGTGGTAACGGACGGGCTGACGGTCCGGCCCTGCTCGAGACGGATGTACCAGTCGACGCCGATGCCAGCGAGCTGCGCGACCTCCTCGCGGCGCAGGCCGGCGGTGCGCCGGCGGCGGCCCGCCGGAAGGCCGACGATCTTCGGCGACAGCTTTTCGCGGCGGGACCTCAGGAAATCGCCGAATTCGACGCGGCGCGGGTCGGCCATTACCGTCGCTCCTGCATGGAGGGCCTCTGGAATACTAGGATAATACCAGGCCTTCTTGTCCCCGCCAAGGCGGCGCATATCGGTTTCACCCGACTTTGAGGTGAACATGATGAAAGCTGCCGTGCTCAAATCCTTCGGCTCGCCGCTGGTGATCGAAAATGTCCCGGAACCGGTGCTCGGCACCGGCGAGGTCATTGTCGACGTCGTCGCCACACGCGTGCTGTCCTACATGAACGAGGTCTTCGACGGGACGCGCAATTATGCACTCGAGCTGCCGATCATCCCGGGTCCGGGCGGCATCGGCCGCGTCCGTTCGATCGGACCGGACGCAACCAAGCTTGCCATCGGCGAGTGGGTGTTCTGCGATCCGACGGTGCGTTCGCGCGACGACGCCGTCGCGCCCGACATCGCGCTGCAGGGCCTGACCGCTGCCGGTGCCGGCGGCATGCGCTTGCAACGGCATTTTCGCCACGGCTCGTTTGCCGAGCAGATGCGCGTGCCGACCGAGAACGTGAAGCGGCTGGGCGCGATCACGTCCGAGGACGCGACGCAATGGTGTGCGCTGGGGACGCTGCTGGTGCCTTACGGCGGCTTCCTCGCGGCGAACCTGCACCCCGGCGAGACCGTGCTGGTGAGTGGGGCCACCGGCAATTTCGGCAGCGCAGCCGTCTCGGTGGCCCTGGCGATGGGCGCCGCCTGCGTCGTCACGCCGGGCCGCAACGAGACCATCCTGGCCGACCTCGTCCGCCGCTTCGGCAGCCGCGTGAAACCGGTCAGGCTCACCGGCAACGAAGACCACGACCGCGAGGCGATGAAGCGCGCAGCGCCAGGGCCGATCGATTGCGTGTTCGACATCATGCCGCCCTCGGTGAGCACCACCGTGGTGCGCGCGGCGGTGATGACCGTGCGTCCCTATGGCCGGGTCGTGTTGATGGGCGGCGTCGGCATGGCGGGCGGCGCGGGGCTCGAGCTGCCCTACCCCTGGATCATGCGCAACTGCATCAGCATTCACGGTGTCTGGATGTACCCGCCCGATGCCGCAAGCCGCCTGATCGCGCTGGTGCGTGCCGGGCTACTGCGGCTCGAGGAATACGAGACCGCCGCCTTCGACCTCGACCATGCCAACGCGGCGGTGGAGCATGCCGCGGCCAATGGCGGGCCGTTCAGATTGACGGTGATCCGGCCTTGAGCCTCAGGGGGCGGCGGAGCGCCGATTTTTTTCGCAAGTCCCGCCAGGCACTTGGCTACTGTGCATGGGGTTGTTTTCGCAAGATTAGCTAGTCGAGCTCGATCACCTGGCCGTTCGACAGCGACACGCGCCGGTCCATGCGGCC encodes the following:
- a CDS encoding LysR substrate-binding domain-containing protein, whose amino-acid sequence is MHKLPPLIELRAFEAAARHLSFKKAAAELGVTPTAISHQIGLLEQYCGRALFRRRPRPLSLTDAGVRLSPAIRGGLEVFAAAIATVKQDGTQQPLRVTTTNAFASRWLVPRLPLWRKLHPDVPLDVIGTDTVLDLQAGDGDVAIRYATSRVRPADGIVEDLFSDTFWVICSPRLLATRRLKRPVDLANHVLIHSYWSPADRDPPTWQRWLAAAQRRWHEVPAFKDLQHLSFREELHAIEAVIAGQGIGVFSDVLTARDLAAGTLVKAFKLSLPGYGFHVVSKPGHPRARTIRAFSEWLRSNP
- a CDS encoding GAF domain-containing hybrid sensor histidine kinase/response regulator, with protein sequence MTTAAGENSTDRNAVLAALGDYIREIANPDDLAYAAAELLGRSLKVSRAGYGTVDTSAETITIARDWNAPGISSLAGVLHFRDYGDYIEDLKRGETVICADAEKDPRVGDRARALEAISARALVNMPISEPDGVVALLYLNDATPRQWSPEELELIHDVAERTRTAVERRRAEAAVRENESRLLFLDALSRETAKTRDADGVMAVTTRMVGEHLGVSNCAYADMDPDQDGFTIRGDWAAPGAMHILGHYSLADFGEKAVRDLRAGRPLVINDNLKEIAPQEAATFQSIGIGSTICMPLVKAGQLTALMAIHHRGPHQWTPRELALLTEVTERSWAHIERVRSEQAARNAAERLSLANKAAGIGTWDYDPVNDVLGWDNRCKEVFGLSPEAAVSYEGSFLKGIHPDDRQRAHEAVSAALRPDSPQSYNIEYRTIGIEDGIERWIAATGEAIFSKGKAVRFIGTVLDISAQKKTERQLRILNDTGASVARERDLETIVQIVTDAGVELTGAQFGAFFYNVLAADGGSYMLYSLSGVPRSAFDNFPMPRNTAVFEPTFKGTGVVRSDDILQDPRYGKNAPRKGMPEGHLPVRSYLAVPVISRAGEVLGGLFFGHAETGQFQAEHESALLGIAGHAATAIDNARLLTRLEALNAELEKRVADEIAERMKAEEQLRQSQKMEAVGQLTGGIAHDFNNMLAVILGGLNLAKRRLGKGEVNIERFIEGAIDGANRAATLTQRLLAFSRQQPLAPEVVDINKMVGGMSELLERSLGELVRLETVLAAGLWRVKADPAQLESAVINLAVNARDAMPKGGRLTIETSNASIDRKYAREYALSPGQYVLIAITDNGTGIPADALGKVFDPFFTTKAVGKGTGLGLSQVYGFVRQSGGHVKIYSEVDVGTTVKVYLPRFAGEEAAATSSQGVTHPGASLQGETILVVEDDERVRGISSESLRELGYTVVEVASAKEAIRTIENGLVPDLLFTDVVMPEMTGAELAAKLSKRYPDLKVLFTTGYTRNAIVHNGMLDAGKHLLSKPFAIEDLAAKVRALLDEV
- a CDS encoding helix-turn-helix transcriptional regulator, which gives rise to MADPRRVEFGDFLRSRREKLSPKIVGLPAGRRRRTAGLRREEVAQLAGIGVDWYIRLEQGRTVSPSVTTIDALARALRLSKTEHAHLKALARDGARGAFTREIVPPPIRRMIASLHQPAYVTGRRWDVLAWNEAAEEIFGFGKLPEQDRNTLLLVLTNKQTRKFYGASWTDVARSMVAMFRATHDVWAGDPAFTELLTRLRQGSPEFVKWWEDHDIRNTTSGLKTMNHPTRGLLRFEHTSFQANDDPALKLVIYTPVGGAD
- a CDS encoding quinone oxidoreductase family protein — encoded protein: MKAAVLKSFGSPLVIENVPEPVLGTGEVIVDVVATRVLSYMNEVFDGTRNYALELPIIPGPGGIGRVRSIGPDATKLAIGEWVFCDPTVRSRDDAVAPDIALQGLTAAGAGGMRLQRHFRHGSFAEQMRVPTENVKRLGAITSEDATQWCALGTLLVPYGGFLAANLHPGETVLVSGATGNFGSAAVSVALAMGAACVVTPGRNETILADLVRRFGSRVKPVRLTGNEDHDREAMKRAAPGPIDCVFDIMPPSVSTTVVRAAVMTVRPYGRVVLMGGVGMAGGAGLELPYPWIMRNCISIHGVWMYPPDAASRLIALVRAGLLRLEEYETAAFDLDHANAAVEHAAANGGPFRLTVIRP